A genomic region of Enterococcus sp. 12C11_DIV0727 contains the following coding sequences:
- a CDS encoding MFS transporter, which yields MKLQKQHWLFKLSLLSVSVLLMSAPIISAALPLMFTDFPDQSKSAIETLLTVPNFGIILALLISPLCIRFFWKKNTVILGLCIALVSGILPAIINNYSMILASRFMFGAGIGLFNSLAVSLLAEFYQGDELSTMMGYQSVAGSLGSAALSFLISYLVTLGWHQTFWAYLIIIPVLLLFSFFVTIDEKKAATTSKAAAPEKITFNLAVIGLSVLIFFLFAFFMTSVVKLPEFIVSSGIGSTSSVSISAGLSTLVGIPIGLFYGKIHKLLKQTLLPLGLLLAAIGFFIISKSSNLPILIIGVLLIGIGFGASVPFIYTWTAKVAPKNAINISYTCLIIATNIGVFFSPILLNTLGNLFGNSSPAFSMLVASGGFLALAVVMGTSLLIKEKNRSLLKN from the coding sequence ATGAAGTTACAAAAACAGCATTGGCTTTTTAAATTGTCTCTGCTCTCAGTTTCGGTTCTGTTAATGTCAGCACCCATTATTTCAGCTGCTTTACCATTAATGTTTACAGATTTTCCTGATCAGTCAAAGTCAGCAATTGAGACCCTGTTAACAGTACCAAACTTTGGCATTATCTTAGCGCTCTTGATCAGTCCACTCTGTATTCGTTTTTTTTGGAAAAAAAATACTGTGATACTCGGCTTATGTATTGCTTTAGTAAGCGGGATTTTACCAGCAATCATTAACAACTATTCAATGATTCTTGCTTCTCGCTTTATGTTTGGGGCTGGAATCGGGTTATTCAATTCTTTAGCAGTAAGTTTACTGGCTGAATTTTATCAAGGAGACGAATTATCCACGATGATGGGCTATCAATCTGTAGCTGGTTCGCTAGGTAGTGCCGCATTATCTTTTTTAATCAGTTACTTGGTCACTTTAGGCTGGCACCAAACATTTTGGGCTTATTTGATTATTATCCCAGTACTACTATTATTTAGCTTTTTTGTGACGATCGATGAAAAGAAAGCAGCAACTACATCAAAAGCCGCAGCTCCAGAAAAAATAACCTTTAATTTAGCTGTGATTGGTTTATCTGTCCTAATTTTTTTCCTGTTTGCCTTCTTTATGACATCTGTTGTGAAACTACCGGAATTTATTGTTTCTAGCGGTATCGGCAGTACCAGCAGCGTATCAATTAGCGCTGGTCTTAGCACACTCGTTGGTATTCCCATTGGTCTATTTTATGGGAAAATACACAAGCTACTGAAGCAAACGCTTTTACCGCTAGGATTACTTCTAGCTGCGATTGGGTTTTTTATTATCAGTAAATCCAGTAATTTGCCAATTTTGATTATTGGCGTTCTCTTGATCGGGATTGGTTTTGGTGCCTCGGTGCCTTTCATCTATACTTGGACTGCAAAAGTAGCACCAAAAAATGCCATTAATATTTCTTATACTTGTTTGATTATCGCAACCAACATCGGTGTTTTTTTCTCACCAATATTATTAAATACTTTAGGAAATTTATTTGGAAATTCTTCACCTGCATTCAGTATGTTAGTAGCATCCGGCGGTTTTTTAGCGCTTGCTGTAGTGATGGGGACTAGCTTACTGATAAAAGAAAAAAATCGATCTTTACTAAAAAATTAA
- a CDS encoding AraC family transcriptional regulator, with translation MFQHEIVDVTKDQLPFKVIVHKNTNATIPKHWHRSFELSFTAKGKIDEFIINGQHYAPTTGTILVINPNEVHAISGSTKDDEENSALSILIPYSFMTEYIPEFSYRFYEIPPEQQRTLSQQQHYKELQQYFYHLFQVMEQPDAFSSLKILSLVYDILYHLTKAFSSVREIKNDFSVGTTEEFAWIDSVLVYIQQYFASPLTVSELAEANHLAPSYFSRKFKKYMDMSVMEYVSEIRLQAAFQQIAHTTRSIKAISDSCGFANHKSLISKFKKSYGMTPLNYRQNLKVSHKNQKK, from the coding sequence ATGTTTCAGCATGAAATCGTTGATGTTACTAAAGACCAACTGCCATTTAAAGTGATCGTTCACAAAAATACTAACGCAACTATCCCTAAGCATTGGCACCGTTCTTTTGAATTAAGTTTCACTGCAAAAGGAAAGATCGATGAGTTTATTATCAATGGACAACACTATGCCCCAACAACTGGAACGATTTTGGTGATCAATCCTAATGAGGTTCATGCTATCTCTGGCTCCACTAAAGACGATGAAGAAAATAGTGCTCTGTCCATTTTGATTCCATATTCCTTTATGACAGAATATATACCTGAATTTAGCTACCGTTTTTATGAAATTCCGCCAGAACAGCAACGAACGTTATCACAACAACAACACTATAAAGAATTGCAGCAATACTTTTACCACTTATTTCAAGTAATGGAACAGCCTGACGCATTTTCTAGTTTAAAAATCTTGAGTTTGGTTTATGATATTCTTTATCATCTAACGAAAGCTTTTTCTAGTGTTCGTGAAATCAAAAATGATTTTTCGGTTGGTACAACAGAGGAGTTTGCTTGGATCGATAGTGTTTTAGTCTATATTCAGCAGTATTTTGCTAGTCCTCTTACTGTCAGTGAATTAGCAGAAGCAAATCATTTAGCACCTAGCTATTTTTCTCGGAAATTCAAAAAGTATATGGACATGTCAGTGATGGAATATGTATCAGAGATTCGTTTACAAGCAGCTTTTCAACAAATCGCCCACACAACTCGTTCTATCAAAGCCATTTCCGATAGTTGTGGTTTTGCCAATCATAAATCGTTGATCAGTAAATTTAAAAAGAGTTATGGTATGACCCCTTTGAACTATCGGCAAAATTTGAAAGTAAGTCATAAAAATCAAAAAAAATAG
- a CDS encoding DUF998 domain-containing protein, with the protein MNVLKKYGFYFLLLGAISDFLTPYILGFFYPEINQLTMVISIFGDINSPVRQVFLIWSVVSGLLFVLALPAIYHAFIRTSRTLAILLTASIGVYGVGDCIFTGLFSINTEQATWTLSTWIHNIGSGLGYAGFLLFPFFLSLLYRKQKQVMYSKLYFSLLGTSLFFAGIYGLARIPTLEQLPLLNQIGFCQRISFFFNYLPIVIFAIERIKNSKAVDN; encoded by the coding sequence ATGAATGTTCTTAAAAAGTATGGCTTCTACTTTCTATTATTAGGCGCAATAAGCGATTTTTTAACGCCTTATATTTTAGGTTTTTTTTACCCAGAAATAAACCAGCTGACCATGGTAATCAGTATTTTTGGTGATATAAATAGTCCTGTCAGGCAAGTTTTTTTAATTTGGTCTGTGGTATCGGGTCTATTGTTTGTTTTAGCATTACCAGCAATATATCATGCTTTTATTCGTACATCGCGAACGTTGGCAATCTTGCTAACGGCTTCGATTGGGGTGTATGGTGTTGGCGATTGTATTTTTACGGGACTTTTTAGTATTAATACTGAACAAGCAACTTGGACTCTTTCTACGTGGATTCATAATATTGGTTCTGGGTTAGGTTATGCAGGATTTTTACTTTTTCCGTTCTTTTTATCTTTACTGTATCGCAAGCAAAAGCAAGTAATGTATAGTAAATTATATTTTAGTTTACTGGGAACTAGCCTTTTTTTCGCAGGTATTTATGGATTAGCCCGAATCCCAACACTAGAACAATTGCCGCTTCTGAATCAAATTGGTTTTTGTCAGCGCATTAGTTTCTTTTTTAATTATTTACCGATTGTCATTTTTGCTATAGAACGAATTAAAAATAGTAAAGCTGTGGATAATTAA
- a CDS encoding phosphatase PAP2 family protein — protein MMSGEIIIHHAIRSSQPSIAKLLIVIAGVGLAFYGIWYYLKFAIQYTLSSIQNVEHNRPIGQANNDEGANPTLSTAINIIICFVVFAIATVIIQNWLRRKTAEELDRLMRVAILGIAVAFVYLMCVEEIKILWGRVRPYELNAAQDNFTPWYKMNGPTGHKSFPSGHSCESMFALFFPLYASPKNIKLRKNLLIFGITWGAITAISRVLLGCHFFSDATMGAFIIIFLIFVGTRCAQLNLVKE, from the coding sequence ATGATGAGCGGAGAAATTATCATTCATCACGCGATTCGATCGAGTCAGCCAAGTATCGCAAAATTATTGATTGTTATTGCTGGTGTAGGTCTAGCATTTTATGGAATATGGTATTATCTAAAATTTGCTATCCAATATACATTATCATCCATCCAAAACGTGGAGCACAATAGACCGATTGGACAAGCAAATAATGATGAGGGAGCCAATCCAACATTATCGACTGCTATCAATATCATCATTTGTTTTGTGGTTTTTGCAATAGCGACAGTGATCATCCAAAACTGGTTAAGACGTAAAACGGCTGAAGAGCTGGATCGTTTGATGCGCGTGGCGATCTTAGGTATTGCCGTGGCATTTGTTTATTTAATGTGTGTAGAAGAAATCAAAATCTTGTGGGGACGAGTTCGACCTTATGAGCTGAATGCTGCTCAAGATAATTTTACTCCGTGGTATAAAATGAACGGCCCGACAGGCCACAAATCATTTCCATCAGGACATTCTTGTGAAAGTATGTTTGCCTTATTCTTTCCTTTATATGCTAGTCCTAAAAATATAAAGTTACGAAAAAATTTATTGATTTTTGGGATTACTTGGGGAGCCATTACAGCAATCAGTAGAGTATTATTAGGTTGTCATTTCTTTAGTGATGCAACAATGGGTGCTTTTATTATTATTTTCTTGATTTTTGTTGGAACAAGATGTGCACAGCTTAATTTAGTAAAAGAATAA
- a CDS encoding DUF4767 domain-containing protein: MKKLLIGVCSCVIIGLMASCSNNKSVTSTTSDEATVTSTSDKKQKEYDSAMAKGKEAIVDKDMSKAVAAFQLALEYRKDSDEAKKLAEQVTLYQNVLSLKDKKEYSKALKELSVLVEAKDGSKALKQYGKELTEDINKEIVEEREDSKKETTEPSKPTAPSAPPTATTDTVWNLQKRSELLAFMQSWGDVMGQSYIEYSPSFEANWYGYSFPSTLTRNNIAVGGNQVILQWSEMGTVSDIYNVVAIYSDIATTTKMDRHLYLFTILNGQPVVLVTMQNQGNAENMIYFEQSQNADLNNGFAEIVGN, from the coding sequence ATGAAAAAGTTATTGATTGGGGTATGTTCATGTGTGATTATTGGTTTAATGGCGAGTTGCTCAAATAATAAGAGCGTGACTTCAACGACCAGTGATGAAGCAACAGTAACCTCAACAAGTGACAAAAAACAAAAGGAATATGATTCAGCAATGGCTAAAGGGAAAGAAGCGATTGTCGATAAAGATATGTCTAAAGCTGTTGCGGCTTTTCAATTAGCATTGGAGTACAGAAAAGACAGTGATGAAGCCAAGAAATTAGCAGAACAAGTTACGTTATATCAAAACGTTCTCTCATTGAAAGATAAGAAAGAATATTCTAAGGCACTAAAAGAATTATCTGTATTAGTTGAAGCTAAAGATGGCTCAAAGGCGCTGAAACAATACGGTAAAGAATTGACAGAAGATATAAACAAAGAAATCGTTGAAGAGCGTGAAGATAGCAAAAAAGAAACAACTGAACCATCTAAACCAACAGCACCTTCAGCTCCGCCAACAGCGACAACAGATACAGTATGGAATCTTCAAAAAAGATCTGAGTTGCTTGCGTTTATGCAAAGTTGGGGCGATGTGATGGGGCAATCTTATATAGAGTATTCTCCTAGTTTTGAAGCAAACTGGTATGGTTATAGTTTCCCAAGTACATTAACTAGAAATAACATAGCTGTAGGAGGAAATCAAGTAATCCTTCAGTGGTCTGAAATGGGTACCGTTAGTGATATCTATAATGTTGTTGCTATCTATTCGGATATTGCTACAACGACTAAAATGGATAGACATTTATATCTTTTTACGATTCTAAACGGTCAGCCTGTAGTTTTGGTGACCATGCAAAATCAAGGGAATGCTGAAAATATGATTTACTTTGAACAGTCACAAAATGCCGACTTAAACAATGGCTTTGCTGAAATTGTTGGCAATTGA
- a CDS encoding phosphatase PAP2 family protein, with protein MNFVKEKREIVTLVCLGLLLLIGGVWDKQISQGIMDQGSLFGTFFQNYGLIFPGIIIFLSTQIFIYYAKQSNLPSFAKGSIYFIAIIAGFYQIWQMIKIMLFYTVTSLNNKQNNQPIGAANNDGSATINFPQWFFPALVILSLLVFIIGCGLCGYWLKEKTHQEMRGLLMVGLGAIIVVYTANTLVDVMKGFWGRFRPYELQSNWSDYTSWWQINGANGHKSFPSGHSEQAWLGLYLPLFVEPLKKKKRQRIVFLASLFGCLVAWSRVRIGAHFLSDVAVGSIIAIMVIYVVSRLLNQRLDGEILS; from the coding sequence ATGAACTTTGTAAAAGAAAAAAGAGAAATAGTTACACTTGTATGTTTAGGTCTTTTGTTACTAATTGGTGGGGTTTGGGATAAGCAAATCAGTCAAGGAATAATGGATCAGGGGTCATTGTTTGGAACATTTTTTCAAAATTACGGCTTGATTTTTCCAGGAATCATTATTTTTTTGTCGACTCAGATTTTTATTTATTACGCTAAACAAAGTAATTTGCCAAGTTTCGCTAAGGGAAGTATTTATTTTATTGCTATTATTGCTGGTTTCTATCAAATCTGGCAAATGATCAAAATCATGCTTTTTTATACCGTGACGTCATTGAATAATAAACAAAATAATCAGCCAATTGGAGCTGCTAATAATGACGGTTCTGCTACAATTAATTTTCCGCAATGGTTTTTCCCAGCACTTGTAATCCTATCTTTACTAGTCTTTATTATCGGTTGTGGACTATGCGGTTATTGGTTGAAAGAGAAAACGCATCAGGAAATGCGAGGACTGCTCATGGTAGGGTTAGGTGCAATTATTGTTGTTTATACTGCCAATACACTCGTAGATGTGATGAAAGGATTTTGGGGCAGATTCCGTCCTTATGAATTGCAAAGTAACTGGTCGGATTATACAAGTTGGTGGCAAATCAATGGAGCGAACGGTCATAAGTCGTTTCCTTCCGGACATTCAGAGCAAGCCTGGTTAGGGTTATATTTACCACTATTTGTTGAGCCTTTGAAGAAAAAGAAACGACAGAGAATCGTATTTTTAGCAAGTCTATTTGGTTGTTTGGTTGCATGGTCGAGAGTTCGGATTGGCGCACATTTTTTGAGCGATGTTGCGGTCGGTTCTATTATTGCAATAATGGTGATTTATGTGGTGAGTCGTCTTTTAAATCAACGCTTAGATGGAGAAATATTATCTTAA
- a CDS encoding NCS2 family permease — protein MKERIISYFEIEQLNTTVKREFLAGFTTFISMAYILFVNPTVLGASGMDEGAVFTATALASALGCILMGIFAKYPIATAPALGINAFFAYSVCVGMGVPWETALAGVFVASLIFILITIFKLRELIIDAIPADLKYAISGGIGLFIAFLGLSEGGIIVANESTLVALGPLNVGTTWLTIFGLAITAIMMVRRVPGGIFIGMTATTILGLVTGLIQAPTQIISAAPSLKPTFLVALKHVGDINSIQLWVVVLTFLLVTFFDTAGTLVGLANQAGFMKDNKMPRVGKALAADSTAMLAGSLLGTSPVGAYVESSAGIAVGGRSGLTAVTTGLFFIVGLFFSPLLSVVTSQVTAPALIVVGVLMAQSLSQIKWKEMEIAIPSFLILLGMPLTYSISDGIALGFIFYPITMIAAKRGKEVSPIMYGLFFVFVGFMWILNVK, from the coding sequence GTGAAAGAAAGAATTATTTCTTATTTTGAGATTGAGCAATTAAATACAACTGTTAAACGTGAATTTTTAGCGGGATTTACAACATTTATTTCAATGGCGTATATTCTATTTGTAAACCCAACTGTTTTGGGTGCTTCTGGAATGGACGAGGGAGCTGTTTTTACTGCGACAGCACTAGCTAGTGCATTAGGCTGTATTTTGATGGGAATTTTTGCGAAATATCCGATCGCAACAGCGCCTGCATTGGGAATCAATGCCTTTTTTGCTTATTCTGTTTGTGTCGGTATGGGTGTTCCGTGGGAAACAGCGTTAGCTGGCGTGTTTGTTGCTTCATTGATTTTTATTTTGATCACGATATTCAAATTACGTGAGTTGATCATTGATGCAATACCAGCGGATTTAAAGTATGCTATTTCTGGAGGAATTGGCTTATTTATCGCCTTTTTAGGATTGAGTGAAGGTGGGATCATCGTAGCGAATGAATCAACATTGGTTGCTTTAGGGCCTTTAAATGTTGGAACAACATGGCTGACTATTTTTGGTCTAGCGATTACAGCTATTATGATGGTGCGTCGTGTTCCAGGTGGGATTTTTATTGGGATGACAGCTACAACTATTTTAGGTTTAGTAACTGGTTTGATTCAAGCACCAACTCAGATTATTTCAGCAGCGCCAAGTCTTAAGCCAACTTTTTTAGTTGCACTAAAACATGTAGGAGACATCAATTCAATCCAGTTATGGGTTGTTGTTTTGACCTTTCTATTAGTAACATTCTTTGATACGGCGGGAACATTGGTAGGATTAGCCAATCAAGCAGGTTTTATGAAAGACAATAAAATGCCGCGTGTTGGAAAAGCATTAGCAGCAGATTCCACTGCGATGTTGGCAGGTTCACTGTTGGGTACTTCTCCTGTTGGTGCATATGTAGAATCATCTGCAGGGATTGCCGTTGGCGGACGTTCAGGACTGACCGCAGTGACAACAGGTCTTTTCTTCATTGTTGGTCTGTTTTTCTCACCATTACTTTCAGTGGTAACGTCTCAAGTAACGGCGCCAGCGCTAATTGTTGTGGGCGTTTTAATGGCACAATCACTTAGCCAAATAAAGTGGAAAGAAATGGAAATCGCCATTCCATCTTTCTTGATTTTGTTAGGTATGCCATTAACTTACAGTATTTCCGATGGAATCGCGCTTGGCTTTATCTTTTATCCAATCACAATGATTGCGGCTAAACGTGGGAAAGAAGTTTCGCCAATTATGTACGGTTTATTCTTTGTTTTTGTAGGATTTATGTGGATTTTAAATGTTAAGTAG
- a CDS encoding MarR family winged helix-turn-helix transcriptional regulator has product METPLMSQWLDYTKKQSIVEKKLEEMLQKNSQLTTSEYYALYQLRQNGCPMRLNDLGNYLCLSQSALSRLIKRLEDRKSSVIERRICSDDKRGVYVDLTDEGAQLLTSVEQEVDAILKEYFV; this is encoded by the coding sequence ATGGAAACACCACTTATGTCACAATGGCTGGATTATACAAAGAAACAGTCCATAGTTGAAAAAAAATTAGAAGAAATGTTGCAGAAAAATAGCCAACTTACTACGAGTGAGTATTATGCTTTATATCAACTTAGACAAAATGGTTGTCCTATGCGGCTGAACGATTTAGGCAACTATTTATGTTTGAGCCAAAGTGCGCTGTCGCGTTTAATCAAACGATTGGAAGACAGAAAGTCATCCGTTATTGAAAGAAGAATCTGTTCAGATGATAAACGTGGTGTCTATGTTGATTTGACGGATGAAGGTGCGCAACTGTTGACCTCAGTCGAGCAAGAAGTGGATGCTATTTTAAAAGAATATTTTGTTTAA